The following coding sequences lie in one Candidatus Zixiibacteriota bacterium genomic window:
- a CDS encoding zinc ribbon domain-containing protein: MPIFEYICRKCKGRFEVLVSNKREELACPSCGGEGERIFSVFGFSSKGKFVSSTGPSCSNCSTKNCNSCN, encoded by the coding sequence ATGCCTATATTCGAATATATCTGCAGGAAATGCAAAGGCAGATTTGAGGTTCTGGTATCGAATAAACGCGAAGAATTAGCCTGTCCGAGTTGCGGTGGCGAAGGTGAAAGGATTTTCTCGGTTTTTGGTTTTTCCTCCAAAGGGAAATTCGTTTCCTCAACCGGACCTTCCTGCTCAAATTGCAGCACGAAAAACTGTAACAGTTGCAATTAA